The Caulobacter sp. FWC2 region CCCGGCTTGCGGCCGGGCTGTTGAAAGTCAGTGATGGTGATGCGCCTTCCTAAGAAGACACCCTGAAACTCGGACTTTATGGTTAATCAGACCTTAATTTCCGGCGCGCCAGCCATTTGGTCGCAGGCGTCGCGCGCCGATCATGCGGGGCGCTTGGGAATCTCCAGACCGCGCTGCACGGCCGGACGGGCCAGGCCCGCCTCCAGCCAGCGCGGCACATGCTTCAGCGACGCCCAGTCGACCAGTTCGCCCGCTCCGTAAAAGCCCACTAGGTTGCGCACCCAGCCCAGGGTGGCGATGTCGGCGATGGTGTAGTCGTCGCCCATGATCCAGGCGCGGGTCGCCAAGCGATCTTCCAGCACGCCCAGCAGGCGCTTGCTCTCCGCGACGTAGCGATCGCGCGGCCGCTTGTCCTCGTAGTCCTTGCCCGCGAAGCGGTGGAAGAACCCCAGTTGGCCGAACATCGGGCCAATCGCCGCCATCTGGAACATCACCCACTGCAGGGTCTCGTAGCGCGCCGCCGGATCGGCTGGCAGGAACTTGCCGGTCTTCTCGGCGAGATAGACCAGGATCGCGCCGCTTTCGAACAGGCCCAGCGGCTTACCACCCGGGCCATCCGGATCGATGATCGCCGGGATCTTGCCGTTCGGGTTCAGCGACAGATATTCCGGCCCCCAGGTCTCGTTGGCGCCGATGTCGATCAGATGCGGCTCATAGGCCAGGCCGGTCTCCTCCAGCATGATCGAGACCTTCACCCCGTTGGGCGTCGGCAGCGAATAGAGCTGGATCCGGTCGGGATGCTGGGCGGGCCAGCGCTGGGTGATCTTGAAGGCGGACAGATCCGACATCGGAAACCTCGTTCACAGCGCTCGTAACGGCGCCGGTTGCATTTGGGCGCTGTCGTCCCGGTTTTCCAGAGCAAACCCAAAACGAGGAACCGGCGATTCGGACCATTTGATCCAACCGCGAACATCGCTATCCGGGAACAAGGAACGCTCGGGGGGGCGAAGACTTCACCATGACGACTGCCGATGATCACTGGCCGACCACCTTGGAGCGCGTGGCGGGCGCGCTGGACTTCGACCTCGCGCCCGGCGGCGGCGTCCGCGCCAAGCCGCGCGGCGACATCAGCCAGCTGCCGGCCCTGGTGAACCTGGCCGTTCACGCGGCCATCGAACTCGACAAGCGGGTTGCGGCCTCCGACACCAACGCCCCAGTCGACCGCAAGGCCATCCTCGCCCGCAAGGACCTCAGCCGCGCCCTGACCGACGGCGTCGCCTCGATGTTCGTCACCGGCTACGCCACCGCCTATCGCCTGGAGTTGGCCCGCATCCTGTGGGCGGGCGTCGCCGACGCCCCGCGCCGGCGACTGGAAGAGATGGCCCGGCCCCGAGCGTCCTAGAGCCTACCAGGCGCCGGTATTGGGCATCGAGGCCCACGGCTCGGCGGCGGGCAGGTTGCCGTCCTGCAGCAACTCGATCGAGATACCGTCCGGCGAGCGGACGAAGGCCATGTGACCGTCGCGCGGCGGGCGGTTGATCGTCACGCCCATGTCCATCAGGCGCTGGCAGGTCTCGTAGATGTCGTCGACGCGATAGGCCAGGTGGCCAAAGTTGCGGCCGCCCTCATACGCCTCGTCGTCCCAGTTGTAGGTCAGCTCGACGAACGGAGCCTTGCGCTCCTTGGCCAGCTCGACGTCCTCGGGCGCGGCCAGGAACACCAGCGTGAAGCGGCCCTTCTCGTTCTCCATCCGGTAGGCTTCCTGGAGGCCCAGGCCGTCGCAATAGAACCGCAGCGAGGCGTCCAGATCGCGGACGCGGACCATGGTGTGCAGATAGCGCAAGGCAAAGCTCCTTCAGAGAAACCGCTGTCGATATAGACCTCGGTCCGCGCCGGTGAAATCCACTAAACGGGTTCGCGCTCGCGGGTTTGGCGACGCCACAGGGCCGCATACTCGCCCCCGGCCTCCAGCAGCCCCTCGTGGCGGCCGCGCTCGACGATCTTGCCCCGGCGCAGCACCACGATCTCGTCGGCGTCGGCGATGGTCGACAGGCGGTGGGCCACGACCAGGGTGGTGCGCCCTGCCCTGGCCTTGCGCAGGGTCGCCTGGATCGCCGCCTCGGTGCGACCGTCCAGGGCGCTGGTGGCCTCGTCCAGGATCAGCACGCGCGGCTCGGCCAGCAGGGCCCGGGCGATGCCGACCCGCTGGCGCTCGCCGCCAGAGAGCTTCAGGCCGCGCTCGCCGACCTTGGTGTCCATGCCCTCGGGCAAGCCACGGATGAACTCGCCCAGCTCCGCCGCCTCGGCCGCCGCCCAGACCTCGGCCTTGCCGGCGCCCGGCCGCGCGAAGGCGATGTTGGCGGCCAGCGTATCGTTGAACAGGGCCACGTCCTGCGGGACCAGGGCCACCGCGCGGCGCAGCGAGGCCTGCTTGAGGTCGCGCAGGTCGTGGCCGTCCAGGGTGACGCGGCCTTCCTGCGGATCGATCATCCGCAGCGCCAGCCGCACCAGGGTGGTCTTGCCCGCGCCCGAGGGGCCGACAATAGCCACGGTGGTCCCCGGGGCGACAGTCAGCGACACGCCGGACAAGCCCTCGGACCGCGCGCCGTGGCGGAACGAGACGTTCTCGAAGGCCACCGCCCCGCCGCGCTGATCGGCGCAGGGCGGCAGGTCCTGAGCGTCGGGCGAGTCGGCGACGTCGGCGGTCTGGCGGCGCAACTCCAGCATCGCCTCCATGTCGATCAACGACTGGCGGATCTCGCGATAGGCGAAACCCAGGATATTCAGCGGCGCGTAGAGGTTGATCAGGATCAGCACCGCGGCGGTCACGTCGCCTGGCCCGATCTTCCCGGCGGCGGCCTGGGCCCCGGCCAGCACGGCCATGCCGCCCAGACCCAGGCTCATCACCGCCGACTGCACGACGTTCAGCAGGTTCAGCGAATTGGTCGACTTGATCTGGGCGTCGCCATAGACGTCCAGCGCCTTGCCATAGCCCGCCACGGCCCGCGTCTCGCCGCCGAACGACTTGACGGTCTCATAGTTGATCAGGGCGTCGACCGCCCGGCCGGCGGCTTCGGCGTCGGCCTCGTTCAGCATGCGGCGATGGCCGATCCGCCAGTCGGAGATGGCGAAGGTCGCATAGCCGTAGATCGCCACGGTCAGCAGGGCCACGGCCGCGAACCGCCAGTCGTAGGCCTTGGCCAGAACGATGGCGGCCATGACCAGCTCCACCCCGGTCGGGGCGACGTTGAACACCAAGCCGCGCAGAAGAAAATCCATCGACCGCGCGCCGCGATCGATCGTTCGCGACAGGGCGCCGGTCCGCTTGGACTGGTGGAAGTCGATCGACAGCGACAGGGCGTGGGCGAAGGTCTCGACCGCCGCGCGGTTCTGGGCGGCCTGGGCCACCGGCGTGAAGACCGCGTCGCGCGCCTGGGGCGCGGCAGCGGAGATGAAGCGCACCAGGGCCCAGCCGCACGCCAAGCCCGCGAAGGCCCAGGTGACGGACACGACAGCGCTCTGCCCCGCGGACAGCTGATTGACCGCCTTGCCCAGCATCAGCGGGGCCAGCACGCCCAGCGCCTTGCCGGTCAGGGTCAGCAGCAGGGCGACGGTCACGCGCCAGCGCAGACCCGGAGCCTCCGAACGCAGCACCAACTGCACGAGATCGCCCATGGCGCGCCAGAAGCGCACCGGCTGGTCGGCCTTGGCGACCGCGCCAGGGACGGCTGTACGGCCTGCGGAGGGCGGCCCGCCCAGACCCCTCATCGAGCACCACCGATCAGGTAGGTTGTCTGGATGCCGCCGCCCGGCGTCAGCCAGTCGACTCGCCAGCCCCCCGCGGTACGGTCAGCCCGCACAGGGCCGTAGACCAGAGGCGCGGCTGGCGCGATGGCCACGGCGATGGCGGTCTCCCCGCCCTCCCCGGCCACCTGGATATCGTGAACGCCCGGCGTCAGCGCGTCGGTCAGCGAAATGTCGAAACGGCCCTCATCGTCGGTGCGAGCGCCGCCGCGGGTGACACGGTCGACGCGGACGTTCAGCCCCGCGCCCGGGGCGGCGACGCCCGACACCATGGCGCCGCCCTCGCGGTCGACATCGACGGTCAGGATGCGCGGCGAACTGGATTCGGCGGCCAGGCGACGCGCGCCGGCCCCGGCTCTGAGCAGCGCGACCTCGCCGCCGTCGGCGACCATCACATAGCCCTCCGCCTGGACGGTGCGGCCGTCCTGGACGGACGACAGGCCGAACAGGCGCACGCCCGCTTCGTTGGGCACCGTGACGCTCCACTGGCCCAGGGCGTCGACCTTGCCCATCATCACCTCGCCCGTCGGCGAGCCGAGGCGCAGATCGGCGTCCGGCGCGCCGTGGCCCGAGATGACGACGCCGTTGGGGCCGCGCCGCACCGCCTCGATGGTCGGCGGGGCCAGATAGCCCGCTTCGGCGCTGTCAGGCTTGTCGGCCGTCGCCTTCGACGCCACCGGCGCGCCGGGCTCGCAGGCCGCCAGCAGCAGAGCAGCCAGGCTCACGCTGAGGACCGGCGACTTGAAAGCCTGGAGACGAATCCTGATCATGCGGCCTTAAATAGGAACGGGCGCGCGAAACCGCGCGCCTTTTTTGTGGAGTGGACGACGATGCCCAACGAGTCTAGCCGCCTGGGGTCCGTCTGCGTCTACTGCGGATCCTCCAACGACGCCGATCCGCGCTACATCACCGACGCCTTCACGATCGGCGAGAGCTTCGCCCGCGCGGGGCTGAAGCTGGTCTATGGCGGCGGCGGCGTGGGCCTGATGGGCGCTACCGCCCGGGGGGCGCACTCCGCCGGCGGGGCGGTGCTGGGCGTCATCCCGACCTTCCTGCGCGGTCGCGAGCAGCCGTTCGACGACGTCGAGACCGTGATCGTCGACAACATGCACGAGCGCAAAATGATGATGTACGAGCAGGCGGATTCGTTCGTCGTGCTGCCCGGCGGCATCGGCACGCTGGAAGAAATCGTCGAATTGCTATCTTGGCGCCGTTTAGATCTTCACCAGAAGCCGATTGTGTTCCATAACCCCGGCGGTTTCTGGGATCCGTTCTTCGCGCTGATCCAACACACGATCGAAGCGCGTCTGACCCCGCCCTCACTGGTCGACGCCTGGCGTTCGGTCGAGAAGGCCGAGCACGTCACGCCGGCCTTGCTGGCCTGGGGCGAAGAAACCTACCAGACCGGCGCTCCAGCGACGCTTCGCCCATTGACTTAGTTTTCAAAAGAAACGCACTATACGATTGAGCCACCGTTCGCCGAACGGCGCGTTCGTGCGTCGGAACTCCCATCCGGCGCGGGGATAGGAGACCAAGGATATGCGTACCGCTATTTTCGCGGGCCTGACGGCCTGCGCCCTGATGTTCGCGGGTTCGGCCAACGCCGCCGACACCCAGAGCGCCTCGCTGAAGCTGAAGACCGCCGCCACCACCGAACAGTTCATCCACGAAGGTTCGGTCTGGCGTTGCAAGGAAGACGCCTGCTCCTCGCTTACCGTACCGTCGCTGCCGATCGCTCGCGCCTGCCGCCGCCTGGCCGGCCAAGTGGGCGAGCTGACCGCTTTCAGCTATCGCGGCAAGTCGCTGGACGAAGCTGGGCTGGCCGACTGCAACACGGCCGCCAAGAAGAGCTAAGGCTCTCAAAAAGCTACAATGCAAAAGGCCTCCGCCAGCGATTGGCGGAGGCCTTTTTTCTTGGGGGTGTGGGACCCTTTACGCGCTTACTTCCGTCCGGACTTCGTGGACGGCGACTTTGGCGGCTTCGAACTTGGCCGACCTCCCACCAGCATGCCGCCCATCAGGGCGAACGAAAACATGGCGTGGTTCATCTTCGATACATTCATGGCGGCGTCTCCCAGACATTAGCCGTTAGGACCAGGAGACGCGCGCGGCTTACAGGGGCTCTCACCCTCCTAGTCGTCAGCGCGTCGACGACAAAGATGGCCCCTACAGCAGCGTTCGCAAGCGATTTTTATCCGTATAAGGATCATATCAGCGTGCGGACAAAGCATTTTTTGATATCCCAAATTTAATCCCGATACAGATGGTTATTGACCATTTCCTTGCGCACAAAGCCTTTGCGGACAAGGGTTAGCGCTGCTGGTCGATTCTCCGGAATGCGACGCGGGGAACAGATCGGCGCATAAAAAAATCGCCCGCGTCGGCGTGACGCAGGCGATTTTCGTGAGTTTAGTCGATCGTCCGTGGGCGTCGCCGCCCGGGGCTTACGCTGCGGCGTCGAACGACAGGAATTCGTAGCGCTTCAAGTGGTGATCGACCGAGCCGAACAGGCCCTCGATCAGGCTGGCGCGCTTGAAATAGTGGCCGATGGCCAGTTCGTCGGTCATGCCCATGCCGCCGTGGATCTGGATAGCGTTCTGGCCCACGAACTTGCAGGCGCGGCCGATGCGGACCTTCATGGCCGACACGGCCTTGGCTCGCTCCTCGGCGCTCTCGTCGACCTTGATGGTGGCCATGTAGATCATCGACACCGATTGCTCGACCTCGATGAACATGTCGACCATCCGGTGCTGCAGCACCTGGAAGTTGGCGATCGACGTGCCGAACTGCTTGCGTTGCTTGGCGTAGTCCAGCGTGCCCTCGTGCAGCTTGCGCAGCACGCCCACGGCCTCGGCGCCGACGGCGGCGGTGGCCTCGTCGATCACCTGGTTGACCAGACCCAGGCCGTCCTCGGAGATCAGGGCGTCGGCCGGGACCGAGACGTTCTCGAAATAGACTTCCGAGGCGCGGTTGCCGTCGACCGTCGGATAGTCGCGCGTCACGACCCCCGGCAGGCTCTTGTCGATCAGGAACACCCCGACGCCGCCGGCGTCGCGCTGGGCGCCGCCGGTGCGAGCCGTGACGATCAGGTGCGAGGCGAACGGCGCGCCGACCACCACGGCCTTGTGACCGTTCAGGACCCAGCCTGAGCCGTCCTTCTTGGCCGTCGTCTTCAGGTCCTGCCAGGTGTAGCGGCCCTGCGGCTCGGCATAGGCGAAGGCGATGGTGGTGGTCCCGCCGACGATGCCCTCGATCACCGAGGCGGCGCCCGCGTAGCCCGAGTGCTTCATGAAGCCGCCGCCGATCACCACCGAGCCGAGATAGGGCTCGATGACCAGCGCCTTACCGAACTCTTCCATGATGATCATGTTGTCGATCGCGCCGCCGCCCAGGCCGCCCAGCTCTTCGCTGAACGAGGCCCCCAGGATGCCCAGCTCCTCGGCGAAGGCCTTCCAGTAGTCGGCGCGCCAGCCGCTCTCGGAGGCGACGATCTTGCGGCGGGTCTCGAAGTCGTACTTGTCCTGCAGGAAGCTCGCGACCGTGTCGCGGACCATCGACTGCTCTTCGGTGAAGTTGAAATCCATCCCTGGGTTTCCGTTCTTTTTGATTGTCATCCCGGCCGCAGCTTATCGGAGAGCCGGGACCGTCAAAGTCACTGAATTGGGTGGTCCCGGATGAGCCGCGCCGCGGCCCTCCGGGATGACAGCCTTGCGCTAGAGCCCCAGCACCATCTTGGCGATGATGTTGCGCTGGATCTCGTTGGAGCCGCCGTAGATCGACGTCTTGCGGACGTTGAAATAGGTCGGCGCGGCGCGGTGGGCGAAGTCGGGGCCGATCGGATGGGCGTTGTCGCCGTCCTTCGGGAAGCCGCGGAAGTAAGGCGCGCCGTAGTGGCCGGCCGCTTCCAGCACCAGCTCGGTGA contains the following coding sequences:
- a CDS encoding TIGR00730 family Rossman fold protein, which translates into the protein MPNESSRLGSVCVYCGSSNDADPRYITDAFTIGESFARAGLKLVYGGGGVGLMGATARGAHSAGGAVLGVIPTFLRGREQPFDDVETVIVDNMHERKMMMYEQADSFVVLPGGIGTLEEIVELLSWRRLDLHQKPIVFHNPGGFWDPFFALIQHTIEARLTPPSLVDAWRSVEKAEHVTPALLAWGEETYQTGAPATLRPLT
- a CDS encoding glutathione S-transferase N-terminal domain-containing protein, with protein sequence MSDLSAFKITQRWPAQHPDRIQLYSLPTPNGVKVSIMLEETGLAYEPHLIDIGANETWGPEYLSLNPNGKIPAIIDPDGPGGKPLGLFESGAILVYLAEKTGKFLPADPAARYETLQWVMFQMAAIGPMFGQLGFFHRFAGKDYEDKRPRDRYVAESKRLLGVLEDRLATRAWIMGDDYTIADIATLGWVRNLVGFYGAGELVDWASLKHVPRWLEAGLARPAVQRGLEIPKRPA
- a CDS encoding VOC family protein, yielding MRYLHTMVRVRDLDASLRFYCDGLGLQEAYRMENEKGRFTLVFLAAPEDVELAKERKAPFVELTYNWDDEAYEGGRNFGHLAYRVDDIYETCQRLMDMGVTINRPPRDGHMAFVRSPDGISIELLQDGNLPAAEPWASMPNTGAW
- a CDS encoding ABC transporter ATP-binding protein/permease, which encodes MASRLADAGRRHPDNLPDRWCSMRGLGGPPSAGRTAVPGAVAKADQPVRFWRAMGDLVQLVLRSEAPGLRWRVTVALLLTLTGKALGVLAPLMLGKAVNQLSAGQSAVVSVTWAFAGLACGWALVRFISAAAPQARDAVFTPVAQAAQNRAAVETFAHALSLSIDFHQSKRTGALSRTIDRGARSMDFLLRGLVFNVAPTGVELVMAAIVLAKAYDWRFAAVALLTVAIYGYATFAISDWRIGHRRMLNEADAEAAGRAVDALINYETVKSFGGETRAVAGYGKALDVYGDAQIKSTNSLNLLNVVQSAVMSLGLGGMAVLAGAQAAAGKIGPGDVTAAVLILINLYAPLNILGFAYREIRQSLIDMEAMLELRRQTADVADSPDAQDLPPCADQRGGAVAFENVSFRHGARSEGLSGVSLTVAPGTTVAIVGPSGAGKTTLVRLALRMIDPQEGRVTLDGHDLRDLKQASLRRAVALVPQDVALFNDTLAANIAFARPGAGKAEVWAAAEAAELGEFIRGLPEGMDTKVGERGLKLSGGERQRVGIARALLAEPRVLILDEATSALDGRTEAAIQATLRKARAGRTTLVVAHRLSTIADADEIVVLRRGKIVERGRHEGLLEAGGEYAALWRRQTREREPV
- a CDS encoding acyl-CoA dehydrogenase family protein gives rise to the protein MDFNFTEEQSMVRDTVASFLQDKYDFETRRKIVASESGWRADYWKAFAEELGILGASFSEELGGLGGGAIDNMIIMEEFGKALVIEPYLGSVVIGGGFMKHSGYAGAASVIEGIVGGTTTIAFAYAEPQGRYTWQDLKTTAKKDGSGWVLNGHKAVVVGAPFASHLIVTARTGGAQRDAGGVGVFLIDKSLPGVVTRDYPTVDGNRASEVYFENVSVPADALISEDGLGLVNQVIDEATAAVGAEAVGVLRKLHEGTLDYAKQRKQFGTSIANFQVLQHRMVDMFIEVEQSVSMIYMATIKVDESAEERAKAVSAMKVRIGRACKFVGQNAIQIHGGMGMTDELAIGHYFKRASLIEGLFGSVDHHLKRYEFLSFDAAA